A single region of the Lepeophtheirus salmonis chromosome 12, UVic_Lsal_1.4, whole genome shotgun sequence genome encodes:
- the LOC121127300 gene encoding palmitoyltransferase ZDHHC6 isoform X3, with product MHVTRLIHWGPLMTLLIITWVSFATLYSSFVLSSSQSIFQVGIVLFYMTCAALTIYHFISAIYLGPGYLCEGWKPKDEQDSQFLQYCSLCRGYKAPRAHHCRKCQRCVLKMDHHCPWINNCVGHINHGHFISFLFFAIIGSASASYILSFFLYYSINRTWYDYYDIVTEPILSLSIWSLLFLMLALGLSIGVVLAVGALFIIQLRAIIRNRTGIEDWIIEKALYRLKDKSEMFIHPYFLEVISFSCKPASNGIDWPIRAGSGNYDLTSEQLHQKAEKRLRMREYIVTRSYSGYMCPLISQGLKVALHPPLTGEPRIVSNKGDVVKVSRWKKYWLYGDKIMLNSERRVRGWFPRKCAVEMSESFKSITGDNWTKKII from the exons ATGCATGTGACAAGACTGATTCACTGGGGTCCATTGATGACTCTGTTGATTATAACTTGGGTTTCTTTTGCTACTCTCTACTCAAGTTTCGTGCTTAGCTCTTCCCAATCCATTTTTCAAGTTGGGATTGTGTTAT TTTATATGACTTGTGCTGCTCTCACCATTTACCATTTCATTTCTGCAATCTATCTGGGACCAGGATATCTTTGTGAGGGTTGGAAGCCG AAGGATGAGCAAGACTCCCAATTTCTGCAATATTGTTCACTTTGTAGGGGCTACAAGGCACCTAGAGCACATCATTGTAGAAAATGTCAAAGATGCGTACTCAAAATGGATCACCACTGTCCATGGATTAATAATTGTGTTGGACATATCAATCATGGacattttatctcatttttgttCTTTGCAATAATTGGTTCTGCAAGTGCATCCTACATTTTGtcctttttcttatattacaGCATAAATAGA ACATGGTATGATTATTATGACATAGTTACTGAGCCAATTCTATCTCTGTCAATTTGGTCCTTGTTGTTTCTTATGCTCGCACTAGGTTTATCAATTGGTGTTGTGCTTGCTGTCGGTGCCTTGTTTATTATTCAGCTAAGAGCTATTATACGTAATCGGACTGGTATTGAAGATTGGATAATAGAGAAAGCGCTGTATAGACTCAAGGATAAAAGTGAAATGTTTATTCATCCATATTTCTTA GAAGTAATTAGCTTTTCATGTAAACCTGCATCGAATGGAATCGACTGGCCTATAAGAGCGGGCTCTGGAAATTATGACCTAACATCAGAGCAGCTTCACCAGAAAGCGGAAAAACGACTAAGAATGCGAGAGTATATTGTTACTCGTTCATATAGTGGCTACATGTGTCCGTTAATTAGCCAAGGTCTCAAGGTAGCATTGCATCCTCCTTTGACCGGTGAGCCTAGAATAGTTTCGAATAAAGGAGACGTAGTTAAAGTATCGCGttggaaaaa ATATTGGTTGTACGGCGATAAAATTATGCTCAACTCCGAACGTAGGGTACGTGGGTGGTTTCCTAGAAAATGTGCTGTGGAAATGAGtgaaagttttaaaagtataacAGGAGATAACTGGactaaaaagataatttag
- the LOC121127300 gene encoding palmitoyltransferase ZDHHC6 isoform X4, giving the protein MHVTRLIHWGPLMTLLIITWVSFATLYSSFVLSSSQSIFQVGIVLFYMTCAALTIYHFISAIYLGPGYLCEGWKPDEQDSQFLQYCSLCRGYKAPRAHHCRKCQRCVLKMDHHCPWINNCVGHINHGHFISFLFFAIIGSASASYILSFFLYYSINRTWYDYYDIVTEPILSLSIWSLLFLMLALGLSIGVVLAVGALFIIQLRAIIRNRTGIEDWIIEKALYRLKDKSEMFIHPYFLEVISFSCKPASNGIDWPIRAGSGNYDLTSEQLHQKAEKRLRMREYIVTRSYSGYMCPLISQGLKVALHPPLTGEPRIVSNKGDVVKVSRWKKYWLYGDKIMLNSERRVRGWFPRKCAVEMSESFKSITGDNWTKKII; this is encoded by the exons ATGCATGTGACAAGACTGATTCACTGGGGTCCATTGATGACTCTGTTGATTATAACTTGGGTTTCTTTTGCTACTCTCTACTCAAGTTTCGTGCTTAGCTCTTCCCAATCCATTTTTCAAGTTGGGATTGTGTTAT TTTATATGACTTGTGCTGCTCTCACCATTTACCATTTCATTTCTGCAATCTATCTGGGACCAGGATATCTTTGTGAGGGTTGGAAGCCG GATGAGCAAGACTCCCAATTTCTGCAATATTGTTCACTTTGTAGGGGCTACAAGGCACCTAGAGCACATCATTGTAGAAAATGTCAAAGATGCGTACTCAAAATGGATCACCACTGTCCATGGATTAATAATTGTGTTGGACATATCAATCATGGacattttatctcatttttgttCTTTGCAATAATTGGTTCTGCAAGTGCATCCTACATTTTGtcctttttcttatattacaGCATAAATAGA ACATGGTATGATTATTATGACATAGTTACTGAGCCAATTCTATCTCTGTCAATTTGGTCCTTGTTGTTTCTTATGCTCGCACTAGGTTTATCAATTGGTGTTGTGCTTGCTGTCGGTGCCTTGTTTATTATTCAGCTAAGAGCTATTATACGTAATCGGACTGGTATTGAAGATTGGATAATAGAGAAAGCGCTGTATAGACTCAAGGATAAAAGTGAAATGTTTATTCATCCATATTTCTTA GAAGTAATTAGCTTTTCATGTAAACCTGCATCGAATGGAATCGACTGGCCTATAAGAGCGGGCTCTGGAAATTATGACCTAACATCAGAGCAGCTTCACCAGAAAGCGGAAAAACGACTAAGAATGCGAGAGTATATTGTTACTCGTTCATATAGTGGCTACATGTGTCCGTTAATTAGCCAAGGTCTCAAGGTAGCATTGCATCCTCCTTTGACCGGTGAGCCTAGAATAGTTTCGAATAAAGGAGACGTAGTTAAAGTATCGCGttggaaaaa ATATTGGTTGTACGGCGATAAAATTATGCTCAACTCCGAACGTAGGGTACGTGGGTGGTTTCCTAGAAAATGTGCTGTGGAAATGAGtgaaagttttaaaagtataacAGGAGATAACTGGactaaaaagataatttag
- the LOC121127300 gene encoding palmitoyltransferase ZDHHC6 isoform X2 has translation MHVTRLIHWGPLMTLLIITWVSFATLYSSFVLSSSQSIFQVGIVLFYMTCAALTIYHFISAIYLGPGYLCEGWKPDEQDSQFLQYCSLCRGYKAPRAHHCRKCQRCVLKMDHHCPWINNCVGHINHGHFISFLFFAIIGSASASYILSFFLYYSINRTWYDYYDIVTEPILSLSIWSLLFLMLALGLSIGVVLAVGALFIIQLRAIIRNRTGIEDWIIEKALYRLKDKSEMFIHPYFLGYWNNFKEVISFSCKPASNGIDWPIRAGSGNYDLTSEQLHQKAEKRLRMREYIVTRSYSGYMCPLISQGLKVALHPPLTGEPRIVSNKGDVVKVSRWKKYWLYGDKIMLNSERRVRGWFPRKCAVEMSESFKSITGDNWTKKII, from the exons ATGCATGTGACAAGACTGATTCACTGGGGTCCATTGATGACTCTGTTGATTATAACTTGGGTTTCTTTTGCTACTCTCTACTCAAGTTTCGTGCTTAGCTCTTCCCAATCCATTTTTCAAGTTGGGATTGTGTTAT TTTATATGACTTGTGCTGCTCTCACCATTTACCATTTCATTTCTGCAATCTATCTGGGACCAGGATATCTTTGTGAGGGTTGGAAGCCG GATGAGCAAGACTCCCAATTTCTGCAATATTGTTCACTTTGTAGGGGCTACAAGGCACCTAGAGCACATCATTGTAGAAAATGTCAAAGATGCGTACTCAAAATGGATCACCACTGTCCATGGATTAATAATTGTGTTGGACATATCAATCATGGacattttatctcatttttgttCTTTGCAATAATTGGTTCTGCAAGTGCATCCTACATTTTGtcctttttcttatattacaGCATAAATAGA ACATGGTATGATTATTATGACATAGTTACTGAGCCAATTCTATCTCTGTCAATTTGGTCCTTGTTGTTTCTTATGCTCGCACTAGGTTTATCAATTGGTGTTGTGCTTGCTGTCGGTGCCTTGTTTATTATTCAGCTAAGAGCTATTATACGTAATCGGACTGGTATTGAAGATTGGATAATAGAGAAAGCGCTGTATAGACTCAAGGATAAAAGTGAAATGTTTATTCATCCATATTTCTTA GGTTACTGGAATAATTTTAAGGAAGTAATTAGCTTTTCATGTAAACCTGCATCGAATGGAATCGACTGGCCTATAAGAGCGGGCTCTGGAAATTATGACCTAACATCAGAGCAGCTTCACCAGAAAGCGGAAAAACGACTAAGAATGCGAGAGTATATTGTTACTCGTTCATATAGTGGCTACATGTGTCCGTTAATTAGCCAAGGTCTCAAGGTAGCATTGCATCCTCCTTTGACCGGTGAGCCTAGAATAGTTTCGAATAAAGGAGACGTAGTTAAAGTATCGCGttggaaaaa ATATTGGTTGTACGGCGATAAAATTATGCTCAACTCCGAACGTAGGGTACGTGGGTGGTTTCCTAGAAAATGTGCTGTGGAAATGAGtgaaagttttaaaagtataacAGGAGATAACTGGactaaaaagataatttag
- the LOC121127300 gene encoding palmitoyltransferase ZDHHC6 isoform X1 → MHVTRLIHWGPLMTLLIITWVSFATLYSSFVLSSSQSIFQVGIVLFYMTCAALTIYHFISAIYLGPGYLCEGWKPKDEQDSQFLQYCSLCRGYKAPRAHHCRKCQRCVLKMDHHCPWINNCVGHINHGHFISFLFFAIIGSASASYILSFFLYYSINRTWYDYYDIVTEPILSLSIWSLLFLMLALGLSIGVVLAVGALFIIQLRAIIRNRTGIEDWIIEKALYRLKDKSEMFIHPYFLGYWNNFKEVISFSCKPASNGIDWPIRAGSGNYDLTSEQLHQKAEKRLRMREYIVTRSYSGYMCPLISQGLKVALHPPLTGEPRIVSNKGDVVKVSRWKKYWLYGDKIMLNSERRVRGWFPRKCAVEMSESFKSITGDNWTKKII, encoded by the exons ATGCATGTGACAAGACTGATTCACTGGGGTCCATTGATGACTCTGTTGATTATAACTTGGGTTTCTTTTGCTACTCTCTACTCAAGTTTCGTGCTTAGCTCTTCCCAATCCATTTTTCAAGTTGGGATTGTGTTAT TTTATATGACTTGTGCTGCTCTCACCATTTACCATTTCATTTCTGCAATCTATCTGGGACCAGGATATCTTTGTGAGGGTTGGAAGCCG AAGGATGAGCAAGACTCCCAATTTCTGCAATATTGTTCACTTTGTAGGGGCTACAAGGCACCTAGAGCACATCATTGTAGAAAATGTCAAAGATGCGTACTCAAAATGGATCACCACTGTCCATGGATTAATAATTGTGTTGGACATATCAATCATGGacattttatctcatttttgttCTTTGCAATAATTGGTTCTGCAAGTGCATCCTACATTTTGtcctttttcttatattacaGCATAAATAGA ACATGGTATGATTATTATGACATAGTTACTGAGCCAATTCTATCTCTGTCAATTTGGTCCTTGTTGTTTCTTATGCTCGCACTAGGTTTATCAATTGGTGTTGTGCTTGCTGTCGGTGCCTTGTTTATTATTCAGCTAAGAGCTATTATACGTAATCGGACTGGTATTGAAGATTGGATAATAGAGAAAGCGCTGTATAGACTCAAGGATAAAAGTGAAATGTTTATTCATCCATATTTCTTA GGTTACTGGAATAATTTTAAGGAAGTAATTAGCTTTTCATGTAAACCTGCATCGAATGGAATCGACTGGCCTATAAGAGCGGGCTCTGGAAATTATGACCTAACATCAGAGCAGCTTCACCAGAAAGCGGAAAAACGACTAAGAATGCGAGAGTATATTGTTACTCGTTCATATAGTGGCTACATGTGTCCGTTAATTAGCCAAGGTCTCAAGGTAGCATTGCATCCTCCTTTGACCGGTGAGCCTAGAATAGTTTCGAATAAAGGAGACGTAGTTAAAGTATCGCGttggaaaaa ATATTGGTTGTACGGCGATAAAATTATGCTCAACTCCGAACGTAGGGTACGTGGGTGGTTTCCTAGAAAATGTGCTGTGGAAATGAGtgaaagttttaaaagtataacAGGAGATAACTGGactaaaaagataatttag